Proteins from a genomic interval of Benincasa hispida cultivar B227 chromosome 7, ASM972705v1, whole genome shotgun sequence:
- the LOC120082168 gene encoding transcription factor PRE6-like encodes MSGRSSRSRRSGVPSRNISDDQIADLISKLQQLIPEIRNGRSSSRVSASKVLQETCNYIRSLQREVDDLSDRLSELLASTDPESAQAAIIRSLLM; translated from the exons atgtCCGGCAGAAGCTCGCGTTCTAGACGGTCGGGTGTTCCTTCTAGGAACATTTCTGACGACCAAATTGCTGATTTGATCTCTAAATTACAACAGCTCATCCCTGAGATTCGCAATGGACGTTCCTCCTCCAGG GTATCAGCTTCAAAGGTTCTACAAGAGACATGTAACTACATAAGAAGCTTACAAAGAGAGGTGGATGATTTAAGCGATCGATTATCAGAGCTATTGGCATCAACAGATCCTGAAAGTGCTCAAGCAGCCATTATTAGAAGCTTACTTATGTAA